From the genome of Populus trichocarpa isolate Nisqually-1 chromosome 15, P.trichocarpa_v4.1, whole genome shotgun sequence, one region includes:
- the LOC18105754 gene encoding nuclear transport factor 2 isoform X7, giving the protein MATQETAPASGPSAEVVGNAFVEQYYHILHESPELVHRFYQDSSSLSRPNTDGFMTTVTTMQAINDKILSLNYKDYTAEIKTADAQESHEKGVIVLVTGCLTGKDDVKKKFTQTFFLAPQEKGYFVLNDVFRFVGENEPMPNTSALANGIVESAPPALTAESGWDDVVEPDPTQATDHLTVDPATSFEEEDLNNGSEVCDHSDKEDGSVIDIEVVEPVTDSTQNEILATINAAPASLEDAPKISYASILKVMKGNTPHPVHFSMTKMRAAPISIEQQSANSAKSAAPEALASAGSSAGETSDVHEEAEGHSIFVKNLPFDATVEQLEEAFKHFGPIKHGGIQVRSSKQGFCFGFVEFETMSSMQGALEASPINIGDHQAIVEEKRTNTRVGSSSGRGRYSSGRSGFRSDSFKSRGNFFGGRGHGRNEFKNQGEFSGRPRGSTGYAGEDYQQGYQSGSRRGGRQGGTKSSSFST; this is encoded by the exons ATGGCAACGCAGGAAACAGCTCCTGCTTCTGGTCCCAGTGCTGAAGTTGTTGGCAATGCCTTCGTGGAGCAATACTATCACATTCTGCACGAATCACCGGAATTGGTACATAGATTTTATCAAGATTCAAGCTCGCTAAGCCGACCAAATACCGATGGTTTTATGACAACAGTTACTACCATGCAA GCAATCAATGACAAGATCCTTTCATTGAATTATAAAGATTACACAGCTGAGATAAAAACGGCAGATGCTCAAGAGTCGCATGAGAAAGGAGTGATTGTTCTTGTAACTGGGTGCTTAACTGGAAAGGATGACGTGAAAAAGAAATTCACACAAACATTCTTTCTTGCTCCTCAAGAAAAAGGGTACTTTGTATTGAATGATGTATTTAGGTTTGTTGGAGAGAACGAACCAATGCCAAACACTTctgctttggctaatggcatcgtTGAAAGTGCTCCACCTGCCTTGACAGCAGAATCAGGTTGGGATGATGTGGTAGAACCAG ATCCCACTCAGGCTACTGATCATCTTACGGTGGATCCTGCTACTTCCTTTGAAGAGGAAGATCTAAATAATGGTTCTGAAGTTTGTGATCATTCTGATAAGGAGGATGGTTCAGTGATTGACATAGAGGTGGTTGAACCTGTAACTGATTCAACTCAGAATGAAATTCTTGCAACTATTAATGCAGCTCCTGCTTCCTTGGAGGATGCTCCAAAGATATCATATGCTTCAATT TTAAAAGTGATGAAAGGTAATACACCTCATCCAGTCCATTTTTCTATGACTAAAATGAGAGCTGCACCAATAAGCATTGAACAACAGTCAGCTAACTCTGCAAAGTCAGCTGCACCAGAGGCTTTGGCTTCAGCTGGTAGCAGTGCTGGTGAAACTAGCGATGTTCATGAAGAAG CTGAAGGTCActctatatttgttaaaaatttaccTTTTGACGCAACGGTTGAACAGCTTGAAGAGGCATTTAAACATTTTGGGCCAATCAAGCATGGTGGCATTCAAGTCAGGAGTAGTAAG CAAGGATTCTGTTTTGGCTTTGTTGAATTTGAAACTATGAGTTCCATGCAGGGTGCTCTTGAG GCTTCACCTATCAATATCGGGGATCATCAAGCTATTGTTGAGGAAAAGAGAACAAACACCCGAG TTGGAAGCAGTAGTGGGAGGGGGAGGTATTCTTCAGGAAGAAGTGGGTTTCGGAGTGACAGTTTTAAGAGCCGTGGGAACTTTTTTGGTGGCCGGGGACATGGCAGGAATGAATTCAAAAACCAGGGTGAGTTTTCAGGGCGGCCTAGGGGTTCAACTGGATATGCTGGAGAGGATTATCAGCAAGGTTATCAGAGTGGAAGCAGAAGGGGAGGGCGTCAAGGTGGGACAAAAAGCAGTTCATTTTCTACATGA
- the LOC18105754 gene encoding nuclear transport factor 2 isoform X5, producing the protein MATQETAPASGPSAEVVGNAFVEQYYHILHESPELVHRFYQDSSSLSRPNTDGFMTTVTTMQAINDKILSLNYKDYTAEIKTADAQESHEKGVIVLVTGCLTGKDDVKKKFTQTFFLAPQEKGYFVLNDVFRFVGENEPMPNTSALANGIVESAPPALTAESGWDDVVEPGWDDVVEPDPTQATDHLTVDPATSFEEEDLNNGSEVCDHSDKEDGSVIDIEVVEPVTDSTQNEILATINAAPASLEDAPKISYASILKVMKGNTPHPVHFSMTKMRAAPISIEQQSANSAKSAAPEALASAGSSAGETSDVHEEAEGHSIFVKNLPFDATVEQLEEAFKHFGPIKHGGIQVRSSKQGFCFGFVEFETMSSMQGALEASPINIGDHQAIVEEKRTNTRVGSSSGRGRYSSGRSGFRSDSFKSRGNFFGGRGHGRNEFKNQGEFSGRPRGSTGYAGEDYQQGYQSGSRRGGRQGGTKSSSFST; encoded by the exons ATGGCAACGCAGGAAACAGCTCCTGCTTCTGGTCCCAGTGCTGAAGTTGTTGGCAATGCCTTCGTGGAGCAATACTATCACATTCTGCACGAATCACCGGAATTGGTACATAGATTTTATCAAGATTCAAGCTCGCTAAGCCGACCAAATACCGATGGTTTTATGACAACAGTTACTACCATGCAA GCAATCAATGACAAGATCCTTTCATTGAATTATAAAGATTACACAGCTGAGATAAAAACGGCAGATGCTCAAGAGTCGCATGAGAAAGGAGTGATTGTTCTTGTAACTGGGTGCTTAACTGGAAAGGATGACGTGAAAAAGAAATTCACACAAACATTCTTTCTTGCTCCTCAAGAAAAAGGGTACTTTGTATTGAATGATGTATTTAGGTTTGTTGGAGAGAACGAACCAATGCCAAACACTTctgctttggctaatggcatcgtTGAAAGTGCTCCACCTGCCTTGACAGCAGAATCAGGTTGGGATGATGTGGTAGAACCAG GTTGGGATGATGTGGTAGAACCAG ATCCCACTCAGGCTACTGATCATCTTACGGTGGATCCTGCTACTTCCTTTGAAGAGGAAGATCTAAATAATGGTTCTGAAGTTTGTGATCATTCTGATAAGGAGGATGGTTCAGTGATTGACATAGAGGTGGTTGAACCTGTAACTGATTCAACTCAGAATGAAATTCTTGCAACTATTAATGCAGCTCCTGCTTCCTTGGAGGATGCTCCAAAGATATCATATGCTTCAATT TTAAAAGTGATGAAAGGTAATACACCTCATCCAGTCCATTTTTCTATGACTAAAATGAGAGCTGCACCAATAAGCATTGAACAACAGTCAGCTAACTCTGCAAAGTCAGCTGCACCAGAGGCTTTGGCTTCAGCTGGTAGCAGTGCTGGTGAAACTAGCGATGTTCATGAAGAAG CTGAAGGTCActctatatttgttaaaaatttaccTTTTGACGCAACGGTTGAACAGCTTGAAGAGGCATTTAAACATTTTGGGCCAATCAAGCATGGTGGCATTCAAGTCAGGAGTAGTAAG CAAGGATTCTGTTTTGGCTTTGTTGAATTTGAAACTATGAGTTCCATGCAGGGTGCTCTTGAG GCTTCACCTATCAATATCGGGGATCATCAAGCTATTGTTGAGGAAAAGAGAACAAACACCCGAG TTGGAAGCAGTAGTGGGAGGGGGAGGTATTCTTCAGGAAGAAGTGGGTTTCGGAGTGACAGTTTTAAGAGCCGTGGGAACTTTTTTGGTGGCCGGGGACATGGCAGGAATGAATTCAAAAACCAGGGTGAGTTTTCAGGGCGGCCTAGGGGTTCAACTGGATATGCTGGAGAGGATTATCAGCAAGGTTATCAGAGTGGAAGCAGAAGGGGAGGGCGTCAAGGTGGGACAAAAAGCAGTTCATTTTCTACATGA
- the LOC18105754 gene encoding nuclear transport factor 2 isoform X4: MATQETAPASGPSAEVVGNAFVEQYYHILHESPELVHRFYQDSSSLSRPNTDGFMTTVTTMQAINDKILSLNYKDYTAEIKTADAQESHEKGVIVLVTGCLTGKDDVKKKFTQTFFLAPQEKGYFVLNDVFRFVGENEPMPNTSALANGIVESAPPALTAESGWDDVVEPAKSGWDDVVEPDPTQATDHLTVDPATSFEEEDLNNGSEVCDHSDKEDGSVIDIEVVEPVTDSTQNEILATINAAPASLEDAPKISYASILKVMKGNTPHPVHFSMTKMRAAPISIEQQSANSAKSAAPEALASAGSSAGETSDVHEEAEGHSIFVKNLPFDATVEQLEEAFKHFGPIKHGGIQVRSSKQGFCFGFVEFETMSSMQGALEASPINIGDHQAIVEEKRTNTRVGSSSGRGRYSSGRSGFRSDSFKSRGNFFGGRGHGRNEFKNQGEFSGRPRGSTGYAGEDYQQGYQSGSRRGGRQGGTKSSSFST, encoded by the exons ATGGCAACGCAGGAAACAGCTCCTGCTTCTGGTCCCAGTGCTGAAGTTGTTGGCAATGCCTTCGTGGAGCAATACTATCACATTCTGCACGAATCACCGGAATTGGTACATAGATTTTATCAAGATTCAAGCTCGCTAAGCCGACCAAATACCGATGGTTTTATGACAACAGTTACTACCATGCAA GCAATCAATGACAAGATCCTTTCATTGAATTATAAAGATTACACAGCTGAGATAAAAACGGCAGATGCTCAAGAGTCGCATGAGAAAGGAGTGATTGTTCTTGTAACTGGGTGCTTAACTGGAAAGGATGACGTGAAAAAGAAATTCACACAAACATTCTTTCTTGCTCCTCAAGAAAAAGGGTACTTTGTATTGAATGATGTATTTAGGTTTGTTGGAGAGAACGAACCAATGCCAAACACTTctgctttggctaatggcatcgtTGAAAGTGCTCCACCTGCCTTGACAGCAGAATCAGGTTGGGATGATGTGGTAGAACCAG CAAAATCAGGTTGGGATGATGTGGTAGAACCAG ATCCCACTCAGGCTACTGATCATCTTACGGTGGATCCTGCTACTTCCTTTGAAGAGGAAGATCTAAATAATGGTTCTGAAGTTTGTGATCATTCTGATAAGGAGGATGGTTCAGTGATTGACATAGAGGTGGTTGAACCTGTAACTGATTCAACTCAGAATGAAATTCTTGCAACTATTAATGCAGCTCCTGCTTCCTTGGAGGATGCTCCAAAGATATCATATGCTTCAATT TTAAAAGTGATGAAAGGTAATACACCTCATCCAGTCCATTTTTCTATGACTAAAATGAGAGCTGCACCAATAAGCATTGAACAACAGTCAGCTAACTCTGCAAAGTCAGCTGCACCAGAGGCTTTGGCTTCAGCTGGTAGCAGTGCTGGTGAAACTAGCGATGTTCATGAAGAAG CTGAAGGTCActctatatttgttaaaaatttaccTTTTGACGCAACGGTTGAACAGCTTGAAGAGGCATTTAAACATTTTGGGCCAATCAAGCATGGTGGCATTCAAGTCAGGAGTAGTAAG CAAGGATTCTGTTTTGGCTTTGTTGAATTTGAAACTATGAGTTCCATGCAGGGTGCTCTTGAG GCTTCACCTATCAATATCGGGGATCATCAAGCTATTGTTGAGGAAAAGAGAACAAACACCCGAG TTGGAAGCAGTAGTGGGAGGGGGAGGTATTCTTCAGGAAGAAGTGGGTTTCGGAGTGACAGTTTTAAGAGCCGTGGGAACTTTTTTGGTGGCCGGGGACATGGCAGGAATGAATTCAAAAACCAGGGTGAGTTTTCAGGGCGGCCTAGGGGTTCAACTGGATATGCTGGAGAGGATTATCAGCAAGGTTATCAGAGTGGAAGCAGAAGGGGAGGGCGTCAAGGTGGGACAAAAAGCAGTTCATTTTCTACATGA
- the LOC18105754 gene encoding nuclear transport factor 2 isoform X2, with protein MATQETAPASGPSAEVVGNAFVEQYYHILHESPELVHRFYQDSSSLSRPNTDGFMTTVTTMQAINDKILSLNYKDYTAEIKTADAQESHEKGVIVLVTGCLTGKDDVKKKFTQTFFLAPQEKGYFVLNDVFRFVGENEPMPNTSALANGIVESAPPALTAESGWDDVVEPGWDDVVEPAKSGWDDVVEPDPTQATDHLTVDPATSFEEEDLNNGSEVCDHSDKEDGSVIDIEVVEPVTDSTQNEILATINAAPASLEDAPKISYASILKVMKGNTPHPVHFSMTKMRAAPISIEQQSANSAKSAAPEALASAGSSAGETSDVHEEAEGHSIFVKNLPFDATVEQLEEAFKHFGPIKHGGIQVRSSKQGFCFGFVEFETMSSMQGALEASPINIGDHQAIVEEKRTNTRVGSSSGRGRYSSGRSGFRSDSFKSRGNFFGGRGHGRNEFKNQGEFSGRPRGSTGYAGEDYQQGYQSGSRRGGRQGGTKSSSFST; from the exons ATGGCAACGCAGGAAACAGCTCCTGCTTCTGGTCCCAGTGCTGAAGTTGTTGGCAATGCCTTCGTGGAGCAATACTATCACATTCTGCACGAATCACCGGAATTGGTACATAGATTTTATCAAGATTCAAGCTCGCTAAGCCGACCAAATACCGATGGTTTTATGACAACAGTTACTACCATGCAA GCAATCAATGACAAGATCCTTTCATTGAATTATAAAGATTACACAGCTGAGATAAAAACGGCAGATGCTCAAGAGTCGCATGAGAAAGGAGTGATTGTTCTTGTAACTGGGTGCTTAACTGGAAAGGATGACGTGAAAAAGAAATTCACACAAACATTCTTTCTTGCTCCTCAAGAAAAAGGGTACTTTGTATTGAATGATGTATTTAGGTTTGTTGGAGAGAACGAACCAATGCCAAACACTTctgctttggctaatggcatcgtTGAAAGTGCTCCACCTGCCTTGACAGCAGAATCAGGTTGGGATGATGTGGTAGAACCAG GTTGGGATGATGTGGTAGAACCAG CAAAATCAGGTTGGGATGATGTGGTAGAACCAG ATCCCACTCAGGCTACTGATCATCTTACGGTGGATCCTGCTACTTCCTTTGAAGAGGAAGATCTAAATAATGGTTCTGAAGTTTGTGATCATTCTGATAAGGAGGATGGTTCAGTGATTGACATAGAGGTGGTTGAACCTGTAACTGATTCAACTCAGAATGAAATTCTTGCAACTATTAATGCAGCTCCTGCTTCCTTGGAGGATGCTCCAAAGATATCATATGCTTCAATT TTAAAAGTGATGAAAGGTAATACACCTCATCCAGTCCATTTTTCTATGACTAAAATGAGAGCTGCACCAATAAGCATTGAACAACAGTCAGCTAACTCTGCAAAGTCAGCTGCACCAGAGGCTTTGGCTTCAGCTGGTAGCAGTGCTGGTGAAACTAGCGATGTTCATGAAGAAG CTGAAGGTCActctatatttgttaaaaatttaccTTTTGACGCAACGGTTGAACAGCTTGAAGAGGCATTTAAACATTTTGGGCCAATCAAGCATGGTGGCATTCAAGTCAGGAGTAGTAAG CAAGGATTCTGTTTTGGCTTTGTTGAATTTGAAACTATGAGTTCCATGCAGGGTGCTCTTGAG GCTTCACCTATCAATATCGGGGATCATCAAGCTATTGTTGAGGAAAAGAGAACAAACACCCGAG TTGGAAGCAGTAGTGGGAGGGGGAGGTATTCTTCAGGAAGAAGTGGGTTTCGGAGTGACAGTTTTAAGAGCCGTGGGAACTTTTTTGGTGGCCGGGGACATGGCAGGAATGAATTCAAAAACCAGGGTGAGTTTTCAGGGCGGCCTAGGGGTTCAACTGGATATGCTGGAGAGGATTATCAGCAAGGTTATCAGAGTGGAAGCAGAAGGGGAGGGCGTCAAGGTGGGACAAAAAGCAGTTCATTTTCTACATGA
- the LOC18105754 gene encoding nuclear transport factor 2 isoform X1, whose product MATQETAPASGPSAEVVGNAFVEQYYHILHESPELVHRFYQDSSSLSRPNTDGFMTTVTTMQAINDKILSLNYKDYTAEIKTADAQESHEKGVIVLVTGCLTGKDDVKKKFTQTFFLAPQEKGYFVLNDVFRFVGENEPMPNTSALANGIVESAPPALTAESGWDDVVEPAKSGWDDVVEPAKSGWDDVVEPDPTQATDHLTVDPATSFEEEDLNNGSEVCDHSDKEDGSVIDIEVVEPVTDSTQNEILATINAAPASLEDAPKISYASILKVMKGNTPHPVHFSMTKMRAAPISIEQQSANSAKSAAPEALASAGSSAGETSDVHEEAEGHSIFVKNLPFDATVEQLEEAFKHFGPIKHGGIQVRSSKQGFCFGFVEFETMSSMQGALEASPINIGDHQAIVEEKRTNTRVGSSSGRGRYSSGRSGFRSDSFKSRGNFFGGRGHGRNEFKNQGEFSGRPRGSTGYAGEDYQQGYQSGSRRGGRQGGTKSSSFST is encoded by the exons ATGGCAACGCAGGAAACAGCTCCTGCTTCTGGTCCCAGTGCTGAAGTTGTTGGCAATGCCTTCGTGGAGCAATACTATCACATTCTGCACGAATCACCGGAATTGGTACATAGATTTTATCAAGATTCAAGCTCGCTAAGCCGACCAAATACCGATGGTTTTATGACAACAGTTACTACCATGCAA GCAATCAATGACAAGATCCTTTCATTGAATTATAAAGATTACACAGCTGAGATAAAAACGGCAGATGCTCAAGAGTCGCATGAGAAAGGAGTGATTGTTCTTGTAACTGGGTGCTTAACTGGAAAGGATGACGTGAAAAAGAAATTCACACAAACATTCTTTCTTGCTCCTCAAGAAAAAGGGTACTTTGTATTGAATGATGTATTTAGGTTTGTTGGAGAGAACGAACCAATGCCAAACACTTctgctttggctaatggcatcgtTGAAAGTGCTCCACCTGCCTTGACAGCAGAATCAGGTTGGGATGATGTGGTAGAACCAG CAAAATCAGGTTGGGATGATGTGGTAGAACCAG CAAAATCAGGTTGGGATGATGTGGTAGAACCAG ATCCCACTCAGGCTACTGATCATCTTACGGTGGATCCTGCTACTTCCTTTGAAGAGGAAGATCTAAATAATGGTTCTGAAGTTTGTGATCATTCTGATAAGGAGGATGGTTCAGTGATTGACATAGAGGTGGTTGAACCTGTAACTGATTCAACTCAGAATGAAATTCTTGCAACTATTAATGCAGCTCCTGCTTCCTTGGAGGATGCTCCAAAGATATCATATGCTTCAATT TTAAAAGTGATGAAAGGTAATACACCTCATCCAGTCCATTTTTCTATGACTAAAATGAGAGCTGCACCAATAAGCATTGAACAACAGTCAGCTAACTCTGCAAAGTCAGCTGCACCAGAGGCTTTGGCTTCAGCTGGTAGCAGTGCTGGTGAAACTAGCGATGTTCATGAAGAAG CTGAAGGTCActctatatttgttaaaaatttaccTTTTGACGCAACGGTTGAACAGCTTGAAGAGGCATTTAAACATTTTGGGCCAATCAAGCATGGTGGCATTCAAGTCAGGAGTAGTAAG CAAGGATTCTGTTTTGGCTTTGTTGAATTTGAAACTATGAGTTCCATGCAGGGTGCTCTTGAG GCTTCACCTATCAATATCGGGGATCATCAAGCTATTGTTGAGGAAAAGAGAACAAACACCCGAG TTGGAAGCAGTAGTGGGAGGGGGAGGTATTCTTCAGGAAGAAGTGGGTTTCGGAGTGACAGTTTTAAGAGCCGTGGGAACTTTTTTGGTGGCCGGGGACATGGCAGGAATGAATTCAAAAACCAGGGTGAGTTTTCAGGGCGGCCTAGGGGTTCAACTGGATATGCTGGAGAGGATTATCAGCAAGGTTATCAGAGTGGAAGCAGAAGGGGAGGGCGTCAAGGTGGGACAAAAAGCAGTTCATTTTCTACATGA